A portion of the Pseudobacteriovorax antillogorgiicola genome contains these proteins:
- the map gene encoding type I methionyl aminopeptidase, whose amino-acid sequence MVIENEKQLKAMEKIGAIVANCLQLAKAKARPGMTTKELDAIAGAYLDKHGAVSAPISCYKFPGHVCISVEKEAAHGIPGDRVLQAGDLINVDVSAHLDGYFADNGESFIIGGHGGKVKNKLCKTIKNVLDQAILQARAGVRIAEVGRTVEQLAQQSNLTVIRNLGGHGIGKTLHENPEFIASYFDRKDHRRFKEGMCVAIEPFLSNGGDWVEESSDGWTLYQDRYYAVQKEHTIMITKGKPVVLTQPTENFES is encoded by the coding sequence ATGGTCATTGAGAACGAAAAACAGCTAAAAGCTATGGAAAAAATTGGGGCTATCGTGGCTAACTGCCTCCAGCTTGCAAAAGCCAAGGCTCGGCCAGGCATGACGACCAAGGAACTTGATGCCATAGCGGGGGCATATCTCGACAAACACGGGGCGGTATCAGCACCAATTAGCTGTTATAAGTTTCCTGGCCATGTTTGCATAAGCGTTGAGAAGGAAGCGGCTCATGGGATTCCGGGAGATCGGGTTCTACAGGCTGGTGATTTGATCAATGTCGATGTCTCTGCTCATCTTGATGGTTACTTTGCAGACAATGGTGAATCATTCATCATCGGCGGCCATGGTGGGAAGGTCAAAAACAAGCTCTGCAAGACAATTAAAAATGTCCTGGATCAAGCCATCCTACAGGCTCGTGCCGGAGTTCGCATCGCTGAAGTCGGACGCACTGTAGAGCAACTTGCACAGCAGAGTAACCTGACAGTGATTCGTAACCTGGGTGGCCATGGCATTGGTAAAACTCTTCACGAGAATCCCGAGTTCATCGCTAGTTATTTTGATCGCAAGGATCATCGTCGATTTAAGGAAGGAATGTGTGTCGCCATCGAACCTTTTCTTTCTAATGGTGGCGACTGGGTTGAAGAGAGTTCTGACGGCTGGACTTTGTATCAAGATCGATACTATGCCGTTCAAAAAGAGCATACGATTATGATTACTAAGGGCAAGCCTGTAGTGTTAACACAGCCTACCGAAAACTTTGAATCTTGA
- a CDS encoding TIGR02147 family protein, producing MNKNQRSNRLAIMHIASQIDISAYLHYRDVLQDIYEKLKAEQGSYNYKRYSEDLGLSFSNVIWLYVSKKRRMTLKTAEKTFKALGLSGDRKKFAENMVRLETIKIHEKREKIYADLFQLKTKMSAPENQKHLEFYSQWFFPALREIVQVNPKLNINEICERFLFKVFPREIEQGLQVLSDLELIKYDKVSKTYRSTKKQIGLDYKTSAVAAARFHQKSCELASEAVVHVSPEMRELNTLTLALSQADIPEVRRRIIECCRGIFELEEHSRSDQVFQLNIQFFPITDKLDPEVES from the coding sequence TTGAACAAGAACCAGCGCTCAAATCGACTTGCAATCATGCATATTGCATCGCAGATTGATATCTCAGCATATCTGCATTATCGCGACGTTCTACAAGACATCTATGAAAAACTAAAAGCAGAGCAAGGGTCATACAACTATAAGCGCTACTCGGAAGATCTAGGCCTTTCGTTCAGCAATGTGATTTGGCTATATGTATCCAAAAAGCGTCGCATGACCCTTAAGACTGCCGAAAAAACATTTAAAGCATTGGGCTTATCAGGAGACCGGAAGAAATTTGCGGAAAATATGGTCCGTCTAGAGACAATCAAAATTCATGAGAAGCGTGAAAAGATTTACGCCGACCTGTTTCAATTGAAAACAAAAATGTCGGCGCCAGAAAATCAAAAGCACCTTGAATTCTATTCTCAATGGTTCTTTCCTGCGCTGCGAGAAATAGTTCAAGTAAATCCCAAGCTCAACATCAATGAAATCTGCGAGCGCTTTCTCTTTAAGGTATTCCCTAGGGAGATAGAGCAGGGGCTTCAGGTGCTATCTGACCTTGAGCTTATCAAATACGATAAAGTCTCAAAAACCTATCGATCTACAAAGAAACAAATCGGCTTAGATTACAAAACTTCAGCAGTTGCAGCAGCTCGATTTCACCAGAAATCATGTGAATTGGCGAGTGAGGCAGTGGTTCATGTCAGCCCCGAAATGAGAGAATTGAACACCCTTACTCTAGCGCTGTCACAAGCCGATATCCCTGAAGTAAGGCGACGCATTATTGAATGCTGTCGCGGTATATTCGAGCTGGAAGAGCATAGTCGCTCTGATCAAGTATTTCAGCTCAACATTCAATTTTTTCCTATCACTGATAAACTGGACCCCGAGGTTGAATCATGA
- a CDS encoding CHASE domain-containing protein: MKSSAQKIRNRMQVMIVALVLSIVGVMVSRFTYNYIVDIAKQDFVSDTAVVKETLSTVTERLVTTTRGLQRFITLLPELNPKNFSQVTDDVVSNYPFVFSITYYAKVDQSERRDYEIRISDLYDDNQGFVATSSDDSSEIVSAETSDEYLVTYLSDSMHRDSVYFGWDLLSDKSQRPIVENVLQNQKAEVSNPFLMENGDTAVDVYLPILKPSSPPQIRGILGITVLIPQLLGSDDLRKNFTTTVHVPLWGQAEKQNIFRSLDRSPEGIRQVDMAVSDVEVPIFDHGVLFHFEKDIYFSNLNYSLLILVVLGSILFVVLGIYLTITNQRLKHSLLKIEAINEGLEQTVQERTKDLKAAHLEIEEMLDNLDGAVLVIQDDHTIANRYSKASESILNIDKLGGKSIFETLFKDMTKENEGHSKHLFTLENIIGADSFQFTISQYDLKSEISFKKVVDGVEQERIFNIRYAPLLDDQGTIRRMLLVVTDVTDLLNLQRDLEQQQKAAGARTEAIQEMLSAPRQVLDSFMVESEQRSLEILAISPDDSSYQDRNKWIPIFRELHTMKGGARFAKLNVISGHIHQIESDHEALNDPQTTIDKPAVERFCQDFEEFHKVFLVYLNLYREIFSSQDQSNQSLNSVLRWLRSGREPESVADALEAMQAGEFFSFDELYASFGSMVDDVAGALSKSVTLNQEPQFLFLHQSLEAPLRDCMTHAIRNALDHGLETFEERALTNKRGMGQLWHSYESSDSSITLKLHDDGRGINTKKVLSLAQEKGLVDSDANLNDSEILELLFHSGFSTKQEATDISGRGVGLDAVRASLEKFHCQVYLESSPGKGSATCIKIPMNLVYNKNHLPLQKIS; this comes from the coding sequence GTGAAGTCTTCAGCGCAAAAGATTCGTAATCGAATGCAGGTCATGATCGTTGCCCTAGTCCTTTCCATCGTTGGGGTAATGGTTTCACGATTTACATACAATTACATTGTCGATATCGCTAAACAAGACTTCGTCTCCGATACCGCTGTCGTCAAAGAAACTCTCTCTACAGTTACCGAACGACTTGTCACTACGACAAGGGGCTTACAGCGATTCATCACCCTACTTCCTGAGCTCAATCCCAAAAACTTTTCTCAGGTGACTGATGATGTGGTTTCCAACTACCCATTTGTGTTTTCGATTACCTACTACGCTAAAGTCGATCAGAGCGAGCGTCGGGACTATGAAATCCGAATTTCGGATCTCTACGATGACAACCAAGGGTTTGTTGCTACATCTTCTGACGACAGCAGTGAAATCGTTTCAGCTGAAACAAGTGATGAGTACTTAGTCACCTACCTTTCCGATTCCATGCACCGAGACTCCGTATACTTTGGCTGGGATTTACTCTCAGACAAGAGCCAACGCCCCATCGTAGAAAACGTACTCCAAAATCAAAAAGCAGAGGTTTCCAACCCGTTCCTGATGGAAAATGGCGACACGGCGGTGGATGTTTATCTACCCATACTTAAACCAAGCTCGCCACCTCAGATTCGCGGAATTCTTGGTATCACAGTATTGATCCCGCAACTGCTTGGCAGCGATGATCTTCGCAAGAACTTCACCACAACCGTACATGTGCCACTGTGGGGCCAAGCCGAGAAGCAAAACATCTTCCGATCCCTAGATCGTTCCCCAGAGGGAATTCGACAAGTTGATATGGCTGTCAGTGATGTTGAAGTTCCGATTTTCGATCATGGCGTTCTCTTTCACTTTGAAAAAGACATCTACTTCAGCAACCTCAACTACTCTCTACTCATCCTCGTCGTTCTAGGCAGCATCCTTTTTGTAGTTCTCGGCATCTATTTAACGATTACCAATCAGCGTCTAAAACATAGCTTGCTTAAGATCGAGGCTATTAATGAAGGCCTAGAGCAAACGGTTCAAGAACGCACCAAAGACCTAAAAGCAGCTCACCTTGAAATCGAAGAAATGCTTGATAATCTCGACGGCGCGGTCCTTGTCATTCAAGACGATCACACCATCGCCAATCGCTACTCAAAAGCCAGTGAGTCGATTCTAAACATTGATAAACTTGGGGGTAAGTCGATCTTTGAAACCCTTTTCAAAGACATGACAAAAGAGAATGAAGGCCACTCCAAGCACCTTTTCACCTTGGAAAACATCATCGGTGCAGACAGCTTCCAGTTCACAATCTCTCAATACGATCTCAAGTCTGAAATTAGCTTTAAGAAAGTCGTAGATGGAGTCGAACAAGAAAGGATTTTCAATATCCGCTATGCTCCACTATTAGATGACCAAGGCACTATACGTCGCATGTTATTGGTTGTGACTGATGTCACTGATCTATTGAATCTACAGCGAGACTTGGAGCAGCAGCAAAAAGCCGCCGGGGCCAGAACTGAAGCGATTCAAGAGATGCTATCCGCACCTCGCCAAGTTTTAGATTCATTTATGGTTGAGTCGGAGCAAAGATCCCTAGAAATATTAGCCATCTCACCTGACGATTCCAGCTATCAGGATCGTAACAAGTGGATTCCGATCTTTAGAGAACTTCATACGATGAAGGGTGGAGCACGATTCGCAAAACTTAACGTCATATCTGGGCACATTCACCAGATTGAAAGTGATCATGAGGCGTTGAACGATCCCCAAACGACCATTGACAAGCCGGCTGTTGAAAGATTTTGCCAGGACTTTGAAGAATTCCATAAGGTTTTCCTTGTTTACCTTAACCTCTATCGTGAGATCTTCTCGTCACAAGATCAATCCAACCAGTCATTGAATTCTGTCCTGCGATGGCTACGTTCTGGTCGTGAACCTGAATCAGTCGCAGACGCTCTAGAAGCGATGCAGGCTGGGGAGTTCTTCAGCTTCGATGAGCTTTATGCAAGCTTCGGCTCCATGGTCGACGATGTTGCTGGTGCGCTGAGCAAATCGGTTACCCTCAACCAGGAGCCACAATTCCTATTTTTACACCAATCTCTTGAAGCGCCACTTAGAGATTGCATGACTCATGCAATTCGAAACGCCCTCGATCATGGCTTGGAAACCTTTGAAGAAAGAGCATTGACGAATAAGCGTGGCATGGGCCAACTTTGGCATTCTTATGAAAGCTCAGACTCATCTATCACGCTAAAGCTCCATGACGATGGCCGTGGTATCAATACCAAGAAAGTTCTGAGCCTGGCTCAGGAAAAGGGCCTTGTAGACTCCGATGCAAATCTGAACGATTCTGAAATTCTTGAGTTATTGTTCCATTCAGGATTTTCTACCAAGCAGGAAGCCACTGACATTAGCGGCCGCGGCGTTGGCCTTGATGCTGTGAGAGCCAGCCTGGAAAAGTTCCATTGCCAAGTCTACTTGGAAAGTTCACCTGGTAAAGGAAGTGCTACCTGCATCAAGATTCCTATGAATCTTGTGTATAATAAGAATCATCTTCCACTACAAAAAATTTCATAA
- the trxA gene encoding thioredoxin, with translation MGTYTKAVSEADFEEKVLKANEPVLVDFWAPWCGPCVSIGPALEKLAEEYQGKVTIAKLNVDENPEISAKYGVRSIPYLAMFKNGEITSSVVGAQPPQSLQKMIDESL, from the coding sequence ATGGGTACTTATACAAAAGCGGTTTCCGAAGCAGATTTTGAAGAGAAGGTATTGAAGGCCAATGAGCCTGTACTAGTAGATTTCTGGGCTCCTTGGTGTGGCCCCTGTGTTTCGATTGGTCCCGCTTTGGAAAAGCTTGCCGAAGAATACCAAGGCAAAGTGACCATTGCTAAACTAAACGTTGATGAGAATCCTGAAATCTCTGCCAAGTATGGTGTACGATCGATTCCTTACCTAGCTATGTTCAAGAACGGTGAAATCACTAGTTCTGTTGTTGGTGCACAACCACCGCAAAGCTTGCAGAAAATGATTGATGAATCACTCTAA
- a CDS encoding alpha/beta fold hydrolase, whose protein sequence is MPGHTFRAVLLSLLLSSLAINLYASDDSFAEKKKQFEALFETIPTQSFEGVPFKGEPIDLDYKAFVNPSSKGNVVIVHGFTEHFYKYQELVYDIYNRGYSVYTYNQRGHGSSRLIDEPAVYVDNFEHYVDDLYRLTQNVLATKGQPLVLLGHSMGGAVVARFMERYPNVAEGAILSSPMIRMNTGTFPAWLAEGIASIGVALGFETSLAPGQSLPAVKPWSFAEAGTSSEKRYKQQVGVIYRPDLDSWRRGGATVGFVHEAMVATQKITEAQELQKINKPILLFQAGIDNWVKNEPQNEFCSLIDRCELQVFSKSQHAIYNQVDDIREPYLDKIFKFLESMTQRPVIGVK, encoded by the coding sequence ATGCCTGGCCATACATTCCGTGCGGTACTTTTAAGCTTACTACTGTCATCACTAGCAATAAATCTCTATGCGTCAGATGATTCATTTGCAGAAAAAAAGAAACAATTCGAAGCTCTATTCGAAACGATCCCAACCCAGAGCTTTGAAGGAGTGCCGTTTAAGGGGGAGCCTATTGATTTGGATTATAAGGCTTTTGTAAACCCGAGTTCTAAGGGCAACGTGGTTATTGTTCATGGCTTTACGGAGCACTTCTATAAATATCAGGAGCTTGTCTATGATATCTACAATCGTGGCTACAGTGTTTACACGTACAATCAACGGGGCCATGGTTCGTCGCGATTGATTGATGAGCCAGCGGTCTACGTAGATAATTTCGAGCATTATGTGGACGATCTCTATCGGCTAACCCAGAATGTTTTGGCTACTAAAGGGCAGCCTTTGGTGCTTCTAGGGCACTCAATGGGCGGTGCTGTGGTTGCGCGCTTCATGGAGCGCTACCCAAATGTAGCAGAAGGTGCGATTTTGAGTTCACCTATGATTCGGATGAATACGGGGACGTTTCCTGCCTGGCTTGCAGAGGGTATCGCCAGTATTGGTGTTGCACTTGGATTTGAAACGAGCCTCGCACCGGGGCAATCTCTTCCTGCGGTAAAACCGTGGAGCTTTGCTGAGGCCGGTACATCTTCTGAAAAGCGATACAAACAACAAGTTGGAGTCATCTATCGCCCTGATCTAGATTCATGGCGAAGAGGCGGAGCGACAGTTGGTTTCGTTCACGAGGCTATGGTTGCGACTCAGAAAATTACTGAAGCCCAAGAGCTTCAGAAGATCAATAAGCCCATTTTATTATTCCAGGCTGGCATCGATAACTGGGTTAAAAATGAGCCACAGAATGAATTTTGTTCTCTGATCGATCGCTGTGAGTTGCAAGTTTTTTCTAAGTCTCAGCACGCTATCTACAATCAGGTCGATGATATCCGCGAGCCTTATCTAGATAAGATCTTTAAGTTTTTAGAGAGCATGACGCAGCGCCCTGTGATTGGTGTGAAATAA
- a CDS encoding ABC transporter permease, protein MSETASISSNLEAAEEASHRVGESLGQRAIKKLMKKKFVVLCFAVTLLYLLIAILGYLNLLPDFQQRVGESYEAPSLSWAKLLGTDIFGRSILYKVLTGTKTAMTIGISVTAISIPLGLLFGVISGYYGGKVDAFIVWAYSVLASIPYILLVIGISYVLGKGVFSICVAMGAVGWVGLCRLVRGEVMKHKSREYVLAINLLGGKDGRVMFKHIMPNIFHLAIITASLSTLNAIKSEVILTFLGVGVQDGSSWGTMIQDASGELVNGIWWPLLSVTVAMFLIIYALNVIGDALRDALDPKLVD, encoded by the coding sequence ATGAGCGAGACAGCTAGCATTTCAAGCAACCTTGAAGCCGCAGAAGAGGCAAGCCACCGAGTTGGTGAAAGCCTAGGGCAGCGGGCCATCAAGAAACTTATGAAGAAGAAGTTTGTAGTCCTGTGCTTTGCAGTGACTCTACTCTACTTGCTGATTGCAATTTTGGGTTATCTCAACTTGCTGCCTGACTTTCAGCAACGGGTTGGTGAATCCTATGAGGCTCCGTCTTTGTCATGGGCCAAGCTACTCGGCACTGATATTTTTGGTCGTTCGATCCTATATAAGGTACTTACAGGCACTAAAACTGCCATGACCATCGGCATTTCGGTGACTGCGATTTCAATTCCTCTAGGCCTGCTCTTCGGCGTGATCTCGGGATACTACGGCGGCAAGGTGGATGCATTTATCGTCTGGGCGTATTCAGTTCTAGCGTCGATTCCCTACATTCTTCTTGTGATTGGTATTTCCTATGTACTTGGTAAAGGGGTCTTCTCGATCTGTGTCGCCATGGGAGCCGTGGGTTGGGTTGGGCTTTGTCGATTGGTGCGTGGTGAAGTCATGAAACATAAGAGCCGTGAATATGTCCTAGCGATCAACTTACTTGGTGGTAAAGATGGACGAGTCATGTTTAAGCACATCATGCCGAATATCTTTCATCTTGCTATTATCACAGCATCTCTCAGCACACTCAATGCGATCAAGTCAGAGGTAATTCTGACTTTCTTGGGTGTTGGAGTTCAAGATGGCTCTAGTTGGGGCACCATGATCCAGGATGCAAGTGGTGAATTGGTCAATGGTATTTGGTGGCCTCTATTGAGCGTAACAGTGGCAATGTTTCTCATTATTTACGCCCTCAATGTGATAGGCGATGCGTTACGTGATGCTCTCGATCCAAAACTGGTAGACTAA
- a CDS encoding ABC transporter permease — translation MLTYIIRRLLQMIPILLGVSVLVFVLFTTVGEDPVRVKLGNHASEEAIQQLRAEWNLDKPLYVQYGIFLKQIVTFDFGRSFSTGDKLSSMFADGAMVSLSLTAPPYFMGVLINVSIAILIAFYRGSWIDRYSTFLFVGAMSISYLVYILAFQYILAYQWDLFPINGYEPGFGAVPYLLLPWLVIMVVSAGPDIRMYRTFFLDETKADYVRTAFAKGCTPYRILFKHVMKNAMIPIITYTVIGIPFLLLGAFLMERFFSIPGIGDIIITAINNGDFPVIKGLTVLIAIGYSLFNLVTDILYAYVDPRVQLN, via the coding sequence ATGCTGACTTATATTATCAGACGCCTACTCCAGATGATCCCGATCTTGCTGGGGGTTTCGGTTCTCGTATTCGTACTATTTACAACTGTGGGTGAAGATCCCGTGCGCGTTAAGCTTGGCAATCATGCCAGCGAAGAAGCGATTCAGCAGCTACGCGCTGAATGGAATCTAGATAAGCCTCTGTATGTACAGTACGGAATCTTCTTGAAGCAAATTGTGACGTTTGATTTTGGCAGATCATTCAGCACGGGTGACAAGCTCAGTAGCATGTTTGCCGACGGAGCAATGGTGTCTCTGTCGCTTACAGCGCCTCCGTATTTTATGGGGGTGCTGATTAACGTGTCGATTGCGATCTTGATCGCCTTCTATCGAGGGTCGTGGATTGATCGCTATTCGACATTCTTATTTGTGGGGGCTATGAGTATCTCCTACTTGGTGTATATCCTAGCCTTCCAGTATATTCTGGCATATCAATGGGATTTGTTTCCCATTAATGGCTACGAACCTGGTTTTGGAGCGGTCCCGTATCTCCTATTGCCGTGGTTGGTCATTATGGTTGTCAGTGCAGGCCCTGATATTCGGATGTATCGAACCTTTTTCTTGGACGAGACTAAGGCCGATTATGTCCGCACAGCCTTTGCAAAGGGCTGTACCCCCTATCGCATTCTCTTCAAGCATGTGATGAAAAACGCTATGATTCCTATTATCACCTATACTGTGATAGGTATTCCTTTCTTGCTTCTTGGAGCTTTCCTTATGGAGCGGTTCTTTTCCATTCCAGGAATTGGGGACATTATTATCACAGCTATTAATAACGGTGACTTCCCAGTGATCAAGGGCTTAACAGTGCTGATTGCTATTGGATACTCCCTATTCAATCTAGTCACAGATATTCTTTATGCCTATGTAGATCCTCGGGTACAACTTAACTAA